gagaaaaatggtacaaaaacattcagCAGAACCCAGTGCAATGTGAAAACAATTGGGAATGAGACAATCTGTCCATAGTGGGGGAACCTGGTGACCAACACTTGCTTTGCAGTGGGAGAAAAAGTATAAATGTGATGCTCCAAATTTGTTTACACTAGGGAAAGGGTTACATCAGGTCTTCATGAAGTTTGCTAAATTACTGTGGCCACTATATATGGgctattttttattgaaaaaaaaaaacccagttgtTTTTACATCAAGATTGTTAATTGAAGCTAGTTAAATCCTAGTGGAATCAAGGCCCAAGTATATTTAACCTCCGTGTACCTAGCTGAGGTCACTCCTGGTTCCCTCACCTGGAGTTCACTGACATTCTTGTTtgacaaatatcagaggggtagccatgttagtctgtatccacaaaaacaacaaggagtctagtggcaccttaaagactaacagatttttttgggcataagcttccgtgagtaaaaaacccactttgtgTCTGACATATagccagataaatctgttagtctttaaggtgccactggactccctgTTGTTCTTGTTTGAGGGACACACTTCCATGACATAGAACAAAGCAGATGATCATGAAGACTGTGAGCTTTTCCCCAAGACAGGATGTGCTACAGAAGAGAAAAGCAGACAACTCAGCTGGGGGAACTGAAAGATCACAGGGACACAAATGAGGCCTTAAATTTTACTATGTGGGaatcagcaaaagcaaaacaatctTTTCTCAGCTCTAGACAGGGTTTGTATGGTCTCCCAGCTCCCTTGCAGCATCTCTAATGCTAAATAAAGCCTGAGTTCTGATATAAGAACCTGGCATATTCATCACATTCATAGGGTCACTCTcttgtgtggatcctctgatgtgtAACAAGGGCTGAGCTCTGAGcaaaggttttcccacactcacagcatcgatagggtttctcccctgtgtggatatTCTGATGTTGAATAAGAGCAGAACTCCGagagaagcttttcccacactcacagcatcgATAGGGTTTctccccagtgtggattctctgatgttgaaAAAGAGCTGAGTTCCGAtagaagcttttcccacactcacagcatcgATAGGGTTTCTCCcccgtgtggatcctctgatggcTAACAAGGTTTGAAGTACCAGTGAATGTTTTCCCGCACTCAAAGCATTCATAGAGTTTCttccctgtgtggatcctctgatggcTAATAAGGTGTGAACGATCAGTGAACATTTTCCCACACTCAAAGCATTCATAGAGTTTCTCCtttgtgtggatcctctgatggcTAATAAGGTTTGAGCTCTGcgtgaaggttttcccgcactcgtAGCATTCATATGGTTTctccccagtgtggattctctgatgttgaaTAAAGGATAAACTCCGAGAGAAAGATTTCCCACACTCCCAGCATcgatagggtttctctcctgtgtggattctctgatgtttaatAAGGCTTGACTGCTCAGTGAAGgatttcccacactcacagcatccatatggtttctctcctgtgtggattctctgatgtttcaTAAGGCTTGAGCTCTGattgaaggttttcccgcactcacagtGATAaggtttctcccctgtgtggattctctgatgttgaaTAAGAGCTGAGCTCTGAGcaaaggttttcccacactcacagcactGATAGGGTTTCTCCCCAGTGTGGAGTCTCTGATGTTGAATAAGAGCTGAGCTCTGAGcaaaggttttcccacactcacagcactGATAGGGTTTCTCCCCAGTGTGGAGTCTCTGATGTTGAATAAGAGCTGAGCTCTGAGcaaaggttttcccacactcacagcactGATAGGGTTTCTCCCCAGTGTGGAGTCTCTGATGTTGAATAAGAGCTGAGCTCtgagtgaaggttttcccgcactcacagcacTGATAGGGTTTCTCCCCAGTGTGGAGTCTCTGATGTTGAATAAGAGCTGAGCTCTGAGcaaaggttttcccacactcacagcatcgATAGGGTttttcccctgtgtggattctctgatggatAATCAGGAGTGGGAGCCTATTAAACTTTTTACCACACTCAGCGCATGTGTTATTTCTCTCACCCATGAGGATAATCTGCTGGGCCATGGTTTTCTTGTGGCATTTCTGAGTTCCCTGATAATTAACAGATTGACCAATTTTCTGTGTTGGCTGGTTTCCCTGCTGCTTCGCTGGCCAGTACTGACTCTTACAGGTTTTTTCCTGCTCACAACTCCTGGACACACTCCCTTTGCATCTTTGCAGTAACACCTCATGTGATTCCACTTTCTCATCATCTTCCTGCTGGGGATTCTGCTCCACAGTCTCATTCACCATCCCATCATCTGGtgggacagaaaaagaaaaacctcagAAACCGGAATGGAAAACAGGAGAACAAACCAAAAGAAGAAGctggagatggaaaaaaaaaaacaacaaccagggACTGAAGTTTCCCAAACTCTTCCCTAAAGGGGAAAGAGTAGGGGATCAATTCTGCATCCAGCTCCCATCCAAACACTCGGGGAGAAGGAAGTTCAGGAAGGGAGCTAGTGCCAGGAGTAAGTCAGGATAGGTAGGAAGCCATGAGCAATATCTGCCCTGTGGATATGACATCTGCTGGGGACAATCCTGAATTCAGAAAGCTCAAAAAGTCTTTGTTGGGAATCCCAGCTATTTCCTTCAGGCACTGAGTTGGTTTAATGATCACTCACCTGTACTCTTGCCTCTCAGGAGCTCTCTTTCTACTGAGGTCTGGAGATCTGGGGAAAACAGCTCTTCCCTTCGTTCCTGCTGGGAGATGacatcaggtttggaaactggaaaccctGCTCAAGGGAAAGAAGACAAGTGAGATTAGGTAAAATCATGAGACATTTGTCACCCACAAAAACAGTTCTGTTATTTTAAACCAAGCCCATTTTAAAGCAGTAAAATCCTGGGGCCAGCTCCCCACGTTTTCAAAGGTGTAGGGGTTTAACTGTGCCCATGTCTCCTGGgaacacacacagccagacactcaTGATCAAAGGAAAAACCCAGAGCAGACTCCAGCCACAGAGGACTCCCCCTACAACTGCTTCCTATTGACAGACAGAGGCCCACAGACattgagggagagagaaaggctcCAGGCCTGACAGCTGAGGGGAGACACTCAGAGAGATAAGGAAGGGCACAGAGAGGCTATCCCTGCCAATCACTATGACCCCCTCATCTCTTCCTCTAATTGCTCTCACCCTTTCCCAGCTCCTGCAACCCGAGGAGCAACCACTccttgagtatgtctacactacaggattattccaattttacagaaaccggtttttggaaatagattgtataaagtcaagtgcacgtggccacactaagcacattaatttggcgctgtgcgtccatgtaccgaggctagcgtcaattccagaacgttgcattgtgggtagttatcccatagctatcccacagttcccccaCATGGTCTCCGCCCGCCACCATTCATGAATGTCTTGGAGATTGGAAGAATCAACCACATTATCCTGTATGTGGGCATATTAACAGGGGTCCAGGCGAGTGATTTTATGGGTAAATGTGTCAAGTCAGTTTAATATCTCTCCCTCGCGGTGAAAGAAACCAGATAGCAGACAAATCATTTTGCAAACCTCCGTCCGTTTCCCGGTGGATTTCGCCCACTTGGGCAGATTGGCCACATTTAGCAGGCAATCCCACGCCACCACCATGAAGCCCGTTCAGCATTTTTTCCCACTGTCAACCGCTGTATGGTTTTCTCTCCGAGAATGCTTGCTCCGACAGAACGCGGTCTGGCAGTGCTTAACACAGCAGCTATTTGCCCGCTTGCCTTTTGCCGCAAGTTCAGAACCATAGAGCGACGGGTAAAGTACgtactaaagtcaatgggggaTTGTACTGTCACTTGATTGCTCTATGCAAGTTGGCGATCAGCAAATTAGAAACGGTTAACTCCGTCAGGTCGATTACGGCCGTAACGTCTGGCTTGCTGCCTCTCTGGGTTATGACTCCTGGCTGGTGGCATTCCGGTGAATGGTCAGCCAAGGAGTTGCATTTGGACAACCATTGGGAATGACTTACCCGCCCTCACGGTCATTCCTCTTTCTTTACCCTTAAGTTTTTCTTAATGGAGAGTCAGTATTCATGCAAGAAGTGATCAGGGACAAAGCCTTGCTTAAAGAACCACAACCAGAAAGAGGCTCACCCCCAACTAAGCTCGCTCTGGGTCACCAACCTCCTAGGAGAGTCTATCTCAAGAGCAGAATATTATGGAGCTAGACGTGAAGGCCAGTTGCACAGACTGGAAAATGCAATAGAGGAGGGTGCCCTGCTAAACAACCGCCCACCTATTGTCggttccctttcctccccacacgATTACACCGTCTCTGGGTCAGCTACTGTGCAGTTATCCCATATCAATTTGTGTGATGAAAATCAATAAAAGAAAGCCAGCAtgttatataaaagaaaaaaactaaaatgaGACATAACGTACGGAGCTTTTACTTATGCCTGGAAAGGACGGAAAAAGCCAGGAGACAGGAGCTGCGGTACAGACGGGTAATAATAGCAGGATACACACTTGAAATAGTGACTATAATCTATAGCATTCAACATCTCCTGTGGGGGGGATGAACACTCAGCAGCCTCAACACTAGCAAAAACTCAAAGTGTAAtaacaatgtttttttaagtacatcaaatCGCAAGGAAGGCTCTGCTTAAACAACCAGAATGGGGacgccccttgatgatcgagatacgAAAAGGAGTGCTTTAAAGAACGATAAACGTCATTTGCGAGAAACTAAAATGGGGATTTCTTTGCCTTCAAGTTCCAGTTCTTTTCTATCACGAGCTTGATGATGCTTAGGTGAGTAATTTTTCTTCGATACCGGGCTTAGTTAAACGAAACATAGGTTAAGAAATAGAATTGGGCAGACCACATAGCAAacaaaactgttgagcaatagcacatggtttctgtaaaggaaatcgtTCTTACTCAAATCTAATTAGATTTGTTTGAGGGGTCAACAAAACATTGTGGACATAGGGGATCCAGTGGAATAGTTGTACTTAGATTCCTaagatctcacaaaaactaagtgattgggcaacaaaatggcaaatgaaatttaatgggtGGATAAATGTTAAAGTAATgactattgaaaaaaaaaaataaccccaactatatatacataggtttgggctaatttagctacaaatgagtcaggaaaaagatcgtGCGTCTCATCATGTGATAGTTCGCTGTAagtgtccacgcagtgcgcagaggcggtcaaaacgcaaacaggatgttaggaatcatgcAAAAGGGATCGGAATAAGACTCagaatattattgcccttatataaattccCATGGTACCCCAACATCTCAAATCTGTTTACAGATGTGGTCtgtcacctcaaaaagatattcttaGCTCTAGAAAAGTTAGAAGGGCAACTAAATGTTAGGGGTTGGAGGGTCCCATATGGGAAAGAATTAAAGAGGGCtaggctcttcagcttggaaaaagaggagactaaggggggacagATAAAGGCAataatcatgagtgatgtgcGGATACTGTCTGACAGTTACGCCCATTTCTTGATGTGTCTTATTACGTTGATTGCTCGCAAGTAGAGATAAGGGGACGggggaaagggggcggggggggcctcCTAGCTGCTATGGTATTCCAGCAGGTTCTGAAATCTCCATTTATATATCAAAGTGCGGGAGGGAGGCAGCTACAACTGGATGGATATTCCAGCAGGGCTCGAATCGCATTATATatcaaaggggaggggaggggcagcgttccagctgctatgatatccaAGGCAGGACCTGACTCTCCATAGGAGACAAGCTAAAGAAGAGATGACCtcggagtcatttcccatttttcccAGGCACTCCTGCTGACCTCAcctaggccagccaggagcactcacgggatgttGATACCAGTCATTATCGTCCATTTGCATTGGGAAGGGGAGatggaatgctgctgtgtagcgcttgCGCATCGCGCTGCCAGCAGagtccagtagacatatggtagacatgaaaaaaggcaagaaacaattttttccctttttcttgcatgggggggaggggctgatacATAGCCGTGACCAcacggacaatgtttttgaccttcaGGCTTTGGAGCTAGACAAGAATgcaatggttttcagagagtgtgGGAACTGTGGATTAGCTAGGTCTTCAGtttccacctccctcctcctgcgcgtccatttgattctttggctttcttggTACACTTTGCTCAGCTCCATCCAtggcagcactgtgttgagtccctattgtggcctctgtccaACATAGCtttgaagattttttcaaatgcttggcatttctcTTTTAGAAGAGATGTTCtgaatagaacagattcatctccaatacagagatcagattcagtaatctcctgtacggtccaacTGGAGTCTTTTTGGATTCTGGGACTCACCTGGCCTCACCTTTGCCTGATTGGCGCACCCacactggcaaacaggaaatgaaaatacaAAGGTATCGTCAAGGCTTTTCTGACCTTACCTGTcttgcatccgagttcagaaaTTGCTGTcgcagagcggtcacaatggtgcacagtgggatagcgcccggaggccacATACCGTTGAACTCCTGTGGCCACACTAACATTATCGAAATGGCAATAcacgatttcagtgctactccctcGTCGGGGTAGGAGTACGATAATGCGCTAATTAAGAGCCCTTCTGTAGATCGAGTATAAGGACCGTTCCTTGTAtagatgggtgcagggttaatgtgatttaacactgctaaatttgatataaactcgtagtgtagaccaggcccttgTTTCCTCCTCAACTCCCCCATTGCCCAGTGCCCACCTTGCTACCAGTACTCCCAAATTCTCTATTCCTCAACCTTTTCCACCCATCATCCCACTGTCTCAATTGTTCCTTGGTCCTGATTCCCAAGAGTTCCTGCCAGAAATGTGTCCCATTGCTAGCACCTCTATTTCCTGGAGCACCACTACCTAGAACCCATGCTCCCTTTACTCTAACCAGCACCAACCCTTCCAGATCCTTGATTTCCATTTCGTCCAGCCCTCCACAGCATCCTAATTCCCTacagcagctgttccatggcatCCCCACCCTTAGTGTCTCCAGCACTCCTGGCTCACAGGAGCTCTTTGCCCCAAACCTTCCTCTCCTCAGCTCTCTAACGCCCTCCCTTCCACTGCCCAGAACCTGCCTATTGTAGCCAATAATGTTAGTTTGGTATTCATTTATTGTATGGCGTTATGATTAATCAATGTGTTATACGTGGTATACTCACTATGTTAATAAAAATTGATTTATAGAAATTGGTTTATGGAATTATAAAAGTATAAGattaagcaagacatgagaatgAATAATATTTAGTGGAACTAGGTGAGAAATCAGACAACCTGAAATGCAAGGAAACTGTAGGCTGAAACCTGCAAGATCtagcttagctattttaggccttggatACAAGAAATGGTCCAGGGATGACCTGATGACCTAAAATTCTAGTAACATTGCAAAAGCAACTTCAGGAAAGCTTAAAATTAATCATAAAATTGCTGCAACAACAAAATGGTTCATAACACATGCCTTAACTGCAAGACAAAGGTGGAATATCATCCTACACAGTCTACAGAATTCGGAGTCCCTCGTGTCTCCAAGAGACAAGGACCAATAAGAATGAGACAATCAAGAGTATGTACATGCACAGAAGTAGGTATAGTCAAAGTCACTGTATAAAAAGGGGTGCCTAAGAATAGGCAAGTTCAGCTCCCTTTGGGAGACTCTAGCAGGAACCACTACCATACTGACAATCAATCCATGTGAGGGCCAACAGACACTGAGAGGGTCGAAACACTCTAACACCGCCTAAGAGGATGTGACTATGTCTACAGTTACAGTTAGGGCATGGTACATATCTTTTTGGAATTATATATGCTGTTACTTTCATGATTCTATTGGCAACTTTAATAAAATTACTAAAAGATAGATGCTCTTGTAATTGTAGGTGTTACTTGCCTATGGTTTACTGTGTTCCTACGGGCTCCAGATCTAGAACCAACAGAGACACCTCTGTTGAACTGGAGACCATAGCCACCAGAGCTGAACCCAGGGAAATATAATTAACTCTAAGTAGAATAAAAGACTACACCATTATTATAATTTCTATTACTGTAGCATTTAGTAGTATTAGTCACAGACCATGATCCCATTCTGCTGGACAttctacaaacacaaaacaaaaaattatttgcCCCAAAATATGAGAATCTAAGAATAGGATAAGAGAAAGATGGATACAAACAGACATGGATTTGACAGAGATGAAATTTTCTGCAATATTCTGAACCATCCTTAGAGAATTAACtcaaactttactgaattaagtgtTCAGTATTCTaggaatttattttattaaaaatatgagTGTGTATGCATTATTGTGGGATGGTCTGTAACCCCTCTGGGGAGGGGACCTGGCTAACAAAAGCCTTAGAAAgcgttatgagcttcaaaggatcCTTTGAAACAATGTGCTAGACAAAGTTAAGTAGGATTACTAGGAAGTacatggagggaggagaaggcaatgttccacctccaccccaaacctatGGTAGCTGCACCCGGAGAAGAAACCATTGCCTGTTGATCACCTATTACTTGAACATAAGTTCTACTCCTGGGAAAACTCTgcagcaaaaattaaaaattctgctcacaATAGTTTAGaattctttatattttatttgtcaaaacagaacaatataatcacacgtttcaattattttaataatttatttcacaatacctgtcagcaagtatttCTGTAGCAATTCAGGGcacaaaaaagattaaagaaatgttttttgacaaacagattcaTTACTAGTGTGAcgctgtaccccataatgctttatgggaatatgacataactggaatatgttttgtgctgcctgtgccatgtaacatctctctgtaaaggttatggttta
The window above is part of the Chelonoidis abingdonii isolate Lonesome George chromosome 10, CheloAbing_2.0, whole genome shotgun sequence genome. Proteins encoded here:
- the LOC116826854 gene encoding uncharacterized protein LOC116826854 — translated: MLSRAVICVQLECATPQCELFSMESTTSSCISPGPGVASLPNNAIVRATGTPLQELPKNQESALRPLTTMPTQNSTRVQMSPKLVYVKPKDKTKDPGFPVSKPDVISQQERREELFSPDLQTSVERELLRGKSTDDGMVNETVEQNPQQEDDEKVESHEVLLQRCKGSVSRSCEQEKTCKSQYWPAKQQGNQPTQKIGQSVNYQGTQKCHKKTMAQQIILMGERNNTCAECGKKFNRLPLLIIHQRIHTGEKPYRCCECGKTFAQSSALIQHQRLHTGEKPYQCCECGKTFTQSSALIQHQRLHTGEKPYQCCECGKTFAQSSALIQHQRLHTGEKPYQCCECGKTFAQSSALIQHQRLHTGEKPYQCCECGKTFAQSSALIQHQRIHTGEKPYHCECGKTFNQSSSLMKHQRIHTGEKPYGCCECGKSFTEQSSLIKHQRIHTGEKPYRCWECGKSFSRSLSFIQHQRIHTGEKPYECYECGKTFTQSSNLISHQRIHTKEKLYECFECGKMFTDRSHLISHQRIHTGKKLYECFECGKTFTGTSNLVSHQRIHTGEKPYRCCECGKSFYRNSALFQHQRIHTGEKPYRCCECGKSFSRSSALIQHQNIHTGEKPYRCCECGKTFAQSSALVTHQRIHTRE